The Variovorax sp. S12S4 genome includes the window GGACTGCACCGCGCGCGGCGCACGCAGCGCCACCGCGCTGGTCAGCGCCTCGATCAATGCGAGCACGCTGGTTTCGCAATTCGGCCGGTAGCTGGTTTCGGTCTGGCAATAGAGCGCCACGTCGGCCAGCGGCGCCAGCGGCGAGCTCGGCCTGTCGGTCAGCGCCAGCACGGCGCAGCCCTGGCCGCGCGCAATCTGCGCCAGCGCCACCGTGTCGGTGAGGTAGCGCGGAAAGGTGAGGCCGATGAACAGGTCCTGCGGCCCCGCATGCATGAGCGTGCGCGCCGCATGCGTCACGCCGCTCACGCTGGAGAGCATTCGAACGTCGTTGCAGCTGCCGTCCAGGCCGTGCTGCAGCAGCCCCGCCAGCCATGCGCTGGCACCAAAGCCGCCGATGTACACCGACCGCGCCTTCAGGATGCGCTGCACCGCCGCCTCGCATGCCGCGTAGTCCAGCGACTGGCGCGTGGCTTCGATGTTGCGGCGGCTCTCGTCCAGCGCGGTGGCAAACACCTCGGCGACCGTGGTCGGATGCTCGAGGTTGCCGCGCAGGCGCTCCACCGGCGCCACCAGCGATTCGAAGCCGCGCACGAGCTCGGCCCTGAAGGTGGCATAGCCGTCGAAATCCAGCGCCCGGGCAAAGCGGTTGGCCGTGGCAACCGACACGCCCACCACTGCCGCAAGCTCATCGATGGGCAGCGTGGCGACCTGCAGCGGGTGCTCCAGCACGTAGTCGGCCACCTGGCGATGCGACCGCGTCAGCCGCGGCAACGCCTGCGCAATGCGCTGGGCCACGGTGGTGCCGGTGGTGTCTA containing:
- a CDS encoding MurR/RpiR family transcriptional regulator; translated protein: MSTNVDTTGTTVAQRIAQALPRLTRSHRQVADYVLEHPLQVATLPIDELAAVVGVSVATANRFARALDFDGYATFRAELVRGFESLVAPVERLRGNLEHPTTVAEVFATALDESRRNIEATRQSLDYAACEAAVQRILKARSVYIGGFGASAWLAGLLQHGLDGSCNDVRMLSSVSGVTHAARTLMHAGPQDLFIGLTFPRYLTDTVALAQIARGQGCAVLALTDRPSSPLAPLADVALYCQTETSYRPNCETSVLALIEALTSAVALRAPRAVQSASRILQAVRPWLHGAQGLARAEFAAQPASAAPAGTRKKKKKSS